A single region of the Jatrophihabitans sp. GAS493 genome encodes:
- a CDS encoding YciI family protein, translating to MEFDRFSVALLVLRDDAPELDEQAAGELQDAHMAHLASMHVSGAAVAGGPLRHGTFRGLTILTVDPDEARRLAEADPAVQAGRFRVEILPWMVPGGAMSFSNTFFPRSRADVS from the coding sequence ATGGAGTTCGATCGGTTCAGCGTCGCGCTGCTCGTTCTCCGCGACGATGCACCAGAGCTTGACGAGCAGGCGGCGGGCGAGTTGCAGGATGCCCACATGGCGCATCTGGCGTCGATGCATGTCTCGGGTGCGGCGGTAGCCGGTGGGCCGCTGCGGCACGGCACCTTCCGGGGATTGACGATCCTCACGGTGGACCCCGACGAGGCCCGCCGGCTGGCCGAGGCCGACCCGGCGGTTCAGGCCGGACGGTTCCGGGTCGAGATCCTGCCCTGGATGGTGCCCGGTGGCGCGATGTCGTTCAGCAACACGTTCTTCCCACGATCACGAGCGGATGTGAGCTAG
- a CDS encoding GrpB family protein — MTVEVVPHEPGWSAQFEWERRRLEGVLVSRLTGPVEHIGSTAVPGLPAKPILDMIGGVHHLDLARSAIEPLADLGYVYTEHRPSALYFYRARAGQNFLDDAAHTHHLHLTQPGSDIWQERLAFRDALRADPMLAQRYSDLKLGLAQIYPDDPVAYTEGKREFVSEVLAGVGIALQTNFDTLQM, encoded by the coding sequence GTGACGGTCGAAGTCGTTCCACACGAGCCGGGTTGGTCTGCGCAGTTCGAGTGGGAGCGACGACGATTGGAGGGCGTGCTCGTCTCCCGGCTGACCGGGCCGGTCGAGCACATCGGCTCCACCGCGGTGCCGGGTCTGCCGGCGAAACCGATCCTCGACATGATCGGCGGCGTCCATCATCTGGACCTGGCCCGCTCGGCGATCGAACCGCTGGCCGATCTCGGGTATGTCTACACCGAGCATCGACCCTCCGCCCTCTACTTCTACCGTGCCCGGGCCGGTCAGAACTTCCTCGACGACGCCGCCCACACCCATCACCTGCACCTGACCCAGCCAGGTAGTGACATCTGGCAGGAGCGGCTGGCCTTCCGCGACGCACTGCGCGCCGATCCGATGCTGGCCCAGCGCTACAGCGACCTCAAGCTGGGCCTGGCCCAGATCTACCCCGACGATCCCGTGGCGTACACAGAGGGGAAGCGTGAGTTCGTCAGCGAAGTGCTGGCCGGGGTCGGCATCGCCCTGCAGACGAACTTCGACACGCTGCAGATGTGA
- a CDS encoding GNAT family N-acetyltransferase, which yields MTAVALRRWQPDDLWVLEAANTPEMTDHLGGPETDEKVRDRHRRYLAGWVESTSQMYTIQLVDEAATAGVIGFWPRSWLGEDVYEAGWGVLPEFQGRGVAVAALRALIDEVRAAAATAGGGGSRHSLHAYPSVDHPASNAICRRGGLNLVGECDFEYPPGQRMRCNDWQLPL from the coding sequence GTGACCGCGGTTGCCCTGCGTCGCTGGCAGCCCGACGACCTCTGGGTGCTGGAGGCGGCCAATACGCCGGAGATGACAGATCATCTCGGCGGCCCGGAGACCGACGAGAAGGTGCGTGACCGGCACCGGCGCTATCTTGCCGGCTGGGTCGAGTCCACCTCGCAGATGTACACCATCCAGCTCGTCGACGAGGCCGCCACAGCCGGGGTCATCGGCTTCTGGCCGCGGAGTTGGCTCGGCGAGGACGTCTACGAAGCCGGCTGGGGCGTGCTGCCTGAGTTCCAGGGGCGCGGCGTCGCGGTGGCCGCGCTACGGGCGCTGATCGACGAGGTTCGGGCCGCGGCAGCGACGGCGGGGGGCGGCGGGTCGCGCCACAGCCTGCACGCATACCCGTCGGTGGACCACCCGGCCTCGAACGCGATCTGCCGCCGGGGCGGATTAAACCTGGTGGGGGAGTGCGACTTCGAGTACCCGCCGGGTCAGCGGATGCGCTGCAACGACTGGCAACTGCCCCTCTAA
- a CDS encoding MFS transporter, which yields MRKWLPLVAICLGTFMLLIDVTIVNVALPDMAVDLSTSFSSLQWVIDIYALVLAALLLGAGSISDIIGRRLVYIAGLLLFALASLASGLAPNATFLIVARGVQGVGAAAMFATTVALINASYTGKDRGVAYGVWGAVSGAAAATGPIVGGLLTDTLSWRWIFFVNLPVSVAAIALSLMVLDGSRGEHRARIDLPGMFAFTASASLITYGFIRAGSDGWLTGTTLGLIGGGVLALVLFIIVELRTPQPLLDLGLFSDRRFVGVMIAALFLSLTAFSYLAYSSIWLQSVIGLSPIQAGLVFLPLSLAAFTVSASIGRVLHSANPRWLIGFGLLLIGFGGLAQAFLKADSSWPSLLFGLLLVGIGVGLVNPTMASAVMSAVPMQRGGMAAGAMNTARQLGFAFGIALLGTIFQSRIAHEFSGHAIPGGGDIAAAVSGGQAQAVMGAAPAARRDELSQLVHQAFASGLNTIFIVAGVLALAAGAAVLVLLRPAAQPASDSAFGTPAGIVPAGVPKASGG from the coding sequence ATGCGTAAGTGGCTTCCCCTGGTCGCTATCTGCCTCGGCACCTTCATGCTTCTCATCGACGTGACCATCGTCAACGTCGCCCTCCCCGACATGGCGGTCGATCTCTCCACCTCCTTCTCCTCACTGCAGTGGGTCATCGATATCTACGCGCTGGTGCTGGCCGCACTACTCCTCGGCGCCGGGTCGATCTCCGACATCATCGGCCGCCGGCTGGTCTACATCGCCGGACTGCTGCTGTTCGCGCTCGCCTCACTGGCCAGCGGGCTGGCTCCGAATGCGACGTTCCTGATCGTGGCCCGTGGTGTGCAGGGGGTCGGCGCGGCCGCGATGTTCGCGACCACCGTGGCGCTGATCAACGCCTCGTACACCGGTAAGGATCGCGGCGTCGCCTACGGCGTCTGGGGCGCGGTGAGCGGTGCCGCCGCGGCAACCGGCCCGATCGTCGGTGGCCTGCTGACTGACACGCTCTCCTGGCGGTGGATCTTCTTCGTCAACCTGCCCGTCTCGGTCGCCGCCATCGCCCTTTCGCTGATGGTGCTGGATGGTTCGCGCGGGGAGCATCGGGCACGTATCGACCTGCCGGGTATGTTCGCCTTCACCGCCTCGGCGTCCCTGATTACCTACGGATTCATCCGCGCCGGCTCCGACGGCTGGCTGACCGGCACCACCCTCGGACTGATCGGTGGCGGTGTACTGGCCCTGGTGCTCTTCATCATCGTCGAGCTCCGGACTCCGCAGCCGCTGCTGGATCTCGGCCTCTTCTCCGACCGTCGTTTCGTCGGGGTGATGATCGCCGCGCTCTTCCTCTCGCTCACCGCCTTCTCCTACCTGGCGTACTCCTCGATCTGGCTGCAGTCGGTGATCGGCCTCTCGCCGATCCAGGCCGGCCTGGTCTTCCTGCCGCTGAGCCTGGCCGCCTTCACCGTCTCGGCCAGCATCGGACGCGTGCTGCACAGTGCCAATCCGCGCTGGTTGATCGGTTTCGGGCTGCTGCTGATCGGCTTCGGCGGCCTGGCGCAGGCGTTCTTGAAGGCCGATTCAAGTTGGCCGTCGCTGCTGTTCGGCTTGCTGCTGGTCGGTATCGGCGTCGGGCTGGTGAATCCGACGATGGCCTCGGCGGTGATGTCGGCCGTGCCGATGCAGCGGGGCGGCATGGCGGCCGGTGCGATGAATACGGCGCGTCAGCTCGGCTTCGCCTTCGGCATCGCACTACTCGGAACCATCTTCCAGTCGCGGATCGCCCACGAGTTCAGCGGCCACGCCATCCCGGGTGGTGGCGACATTGCGGCCGCGGTGAGCGGTGGACAGGCGCAGGCGGTGATGGGTGCCGCTCCGGCTGCCCGGCGCGACGAGCTGAGCCAGCTGGTGCACCAGGCCTTCGCCTCCGGGCTCAACACGATCTTCATCGTCGCCGGGGTACTCGCCCTGGCGGCGGGGGCGGCGGTACTGGTGCTACTGCGGCCCGCCGCACAGCCCGCGTCCGACTCCGCTTTTGGCACACCTGCAGGGATAGTCCCTGCAGGTGTGCCAAAAGCGTCAGGGGGTTAG
- a CDS encoding septum formation family protein, giving the protein MLRRMGPPLRVALVAVLTLSVAGCGWFGGDKASGSTVAVYDIKPGQCFTAPGAVKTELASLNRVSCSDPHTHEAYAIVQYSTSTAGSASATTSVYPTSDALTNFAQGSCAQKFQDYVGINYLDSSLYFTFLVPSARGWEQDNDRSIICFITTTGQTLTTSVQGSKK; this is encoded by the coding sequence GTGCTCCGGCGTATGGGACCTCCGCTGCGGGTCGCGCTCGTCGCCGTGCTGACGCTCTCGGTCGCCGGATGTGGGTGGTTCGGCGGTGACAAGGCATCGGGCAGCACCGTCGCCGTCTACGACATCAAGCCGGGCCAGTGCTTCACCGCTCCGGGCGCGGTAAAGACCGAGCTCGCCTCGCTCAATCGGGTGAGCTGCAGCGACCCGCATACCCATGAGGCCTACGCGATCGTCCAGTACTCGACGAGCACCGCAGGCTCGGCCAGTGCCACCACTTCGGTCTACCCGACGTCGGACGCGCTGACGAACTTCGCCCAGGGCAGCTGCGCCCAGAAATTTCAGGACTACGTCGGGATCAACTACCTCGATTCGAGCCTGTACTTCACCTTCCTGGTCCCGTCGGCCCGAGGGTGGGAGCAGGACAACGACCGGAGCATCATCTGCTTCATCACCACGACCGGGCAGACCCTCACCACCTCGGTGCAGGGCTCGAAGAAATAG
- a CDS encoding DUF4280 domain-containing protein, with product MAQAVGSTAMLKCTFGLAPSTLNVLPAARVTVEGKPAAAIVDDAPMLNIPPFGMCNSLANPVVAAATAAALGVLTPMPCLPVIPAPWIPLAPTVLIGGKPALVSGSMCTCAYGGVIDIGFPASIRTTIG from the coding sequence ATGGCGCAGGCTGTCGGTAGTACGGCGATGCTGAAGTGCACCTTCGGCCTGGCCCCGTCGACCCTCAACGTGCTGCCGGCGGCCCGCGTGACCGTCGAGGGGAAACCTGCCGCGGCCATCGTGGACGACGCCCCGATGCTCAACATCCCGCCCTTCGGGATGTGCAACAGCCTGGCCAACCCGGTGGTCGCGGCCGCCACCGCGGCCGCCCTCGGCGTCCTCACCCCGATGCCCTGCCTGCCTGTCATCCCGGCCCCCTGGATCCCGCTCGCGCCGACCGTGCTGATCGGTGGCAAGCCGGCTCTGGTCTCCGGCTCGATGTGCACCTGCGCCTACGGCGGCGTCATAGATATCGGCTTCCCTGCAAGCATTCGCACCACTATCGGGTAA